One part of the Candidatus Methylomirabilis sp. genome encodes these proteins:
- a CDS encoding inositol catabolism protein has translation MRIGTAPINWNNADLPDWRPVVPYERALGEMREAGYEGTEYGAGFPEDPAKLRADLAAHGLALASTFCWVDLREERR, from the coding sequence ATGCGGATCGGGACCGCGCCGATCAACTGGAACAACGCCGATCTCCCAGACTGGCGCCCGGTCGTTCCCTACGAGCGGGCGCTCGGGGAGATGCGGGAGGCCGGCTACGAGGGGACGGAGTACGGCGCCGGGTTCCCTGAGGACCCCGCCAAGCTCCGGGCGGACCTGGCCGCCCACGGCCTCGCCCTGGCCTCGACGTTCTGCTGGGTGGACTTGCGGGAGGAGCGGCGG